AGTCAAACGGAAATGCTCCGGCTGCTCCAAGGGTCAAGGCCGCCAGTAGATTTTCACTAGATCCGAGAGCTGCAAGTACCCAAGGAAGTGGAGGTAGAAGCAAAAACAGCAGGAAACCTGCAACTCATATGGATCCTGAACATAACATGGCTGAGAGAAATCGGGGCAACCAACAAAAGAGTAATAACCAAACTGTTGCAAGCTCTTCCAATTCGCTTGAGCAAAATAACAGGAAGCGGAATGCTATGGGTGTTAAGCACAAGGTGAATCCAAAGTCAGCAAGACTCAGCCAACAGGGAAGCAACATTCATTCAACAAATGCCTCTCCCAGGAAGGCCGGGATCACCAGCACCCGCACTGAAAGCAGTACGAAAGTCAACACAAAGGGAGAAATGCAGCCAACCAACTATGCAAACAGAAGACCAAATTCTACAGCCAAAACAATCCCGAAACCGAGAAGATTGCCAGATGGGAGGATGAACCCAAAGAAAAACCAGTCAATTGATAAAATTCTCGCTGAGAGAATTCAAAGGCGTGTTCAGAACAACATTGGGACAGATGAGCAGTCATCTATCTCCACAAACAAAAACAAAGTCAGCACTGAGATTGTTTCGTTCACATTTACCTCACCAGTTCACAAATCATTACCTGGTTCTAGATTTCGCAACCATTCAGTGGAAACACGGTCAATAGAGAGCATGAACTCAGCGCCAACTTCAAGCAATACATCAAATACTAAACCTGATGACATAGATGGTGATTATTTGGGAATTCTTCTGGAGCAGAAATTGAGAGAATTGACCTCTCGGGTAAAGTCACCCTATTCTAAGCCAGCCAATGGTGTTCGAGTATACGCCCCTTCACCAGGTTCGGAAGATACATCTAGCATTGCATCTACTGAGTATGATAGGGAGTCCTCTCAGCCTTTCAAGGACGGAAAGAACAAATTCCACCAGAACGATCTTGAATCGAAAAGTGGTCAGGTATGTCACCCGAGACACTTATTTTCCTATTATACTTGTTTCTTGTTGACTCGTTGTCATATGCACACTATTTTCTTGTGAGCAACATCATATGATTAATGCCAGAAGGTTTGATGCTCATATCTTGAGTTGAACATAGGAAAATTAATCATCCCATTAAATAGTTAGGCATAGTTATTTTCTCCATGTAGCTATGTGCATATTAGAGTCCACACATATGATTAGGTTATCTTGAAATACTCCTATTTCAAGTCTGAGACGACTTGGAGTAAACCTTTGTTGTCTATTAAAAGTAAGATCACAGTGGGTTTCTTCCTACATGGTCAATTATAAGCATAGTTAGGAGCACTGAATTGTGTCACAGAGATAGGGATGGAATTCAGCTTTGTATAGTATGTGTATGTCAATATTTTGAACACTTGAACCTTCTGACTGATGCTAAAGCTGGTACCTAACCGTGCCACCAATGCAAGGGCTGAGCCTGCATTTTTCTATATATACATTCATGACAGGCTAAGAGTTGGTTCATGTGCTAATAATTTCTCTTTACGGCCAGTCATCTCAATCTGTGAAGTATGATAATGATTTCGTCGATCAAGTGGAGTTAGAGCATCTTCACTTCAGCCCCCGTTCCACATGGGAAGTCTCGGTTTCAACAGAAACGGAAACCTGCTGCTCTGCAGAGAGCTGGACAAATGCAAACGGTGAGCTTTACAGAGCAGTTGTTTGGTTGTTGCTATTTCGCACTAGCCACACAGGCGTTCCACAAAACATTCTCTATAATACTTCCATCTTTTTGCAGAATCAAGGTTGTTTAGTTGTACAGAAGGAGCAGCAACATCTGGTTCTGCACAGGACGGTGGATCCCAAGAAGTGGACGCTTCATCCGAATATTCCGACACGGCGTCATCAGTCACGGCGACTACAGCAGAAACAACACACCCATCAGAAAGCAGCAGTTCATGTCGTGCGGACCGCGATCCGGAGATAGACTTCCTAAGGGAACTACTGAACGCCAGTTCTCTCAGCGGTTGCTCATCATCCCTTTTTGAGCGGTCTGGCAGCTCAGCCGTCCTGGACCATCGTCTGCTGGAGGAGCTAAACAGGAGCGCCAGGCCTGCAGCTGGCGAGGAAGACGGTGGCAAGGCCTCGAGGATGGCGCGAAGGCTGCTGTTCGACTGCGCGAACGAGGCGCTGAGCGGCAAGTGCGCCTACTACCTGGACGCGGGGTACGGGTCATGGTTCACTGGCGCGGCGGTGCTTGCGAAGCTGTCGGCGGAGGAGCTGCACCGGGAGATGAGCGGGGGCGGGCTGAGGGTGGCGGAGGAGTCGATGGTGGACGAGCTGGTGTACAGGGAGATGGGCGGGCCGCGCGGCGGGGCGTGGGTGGAGTTCAAGGCGGAGTCGTTCGAGGCCGGCAGGGACGTGGCGGCGGCGCTGCTGGAGGCCCTGGTGGACGAGGCCgtcgccgacctcctcctcgcggGCTCTGGCGGTGCTGTTCCTTCCCGTTGCTGTTGATTGATTTGTTCATTGGTGCTGCTGTTGTCTGTGCGTCGTGTGTTTGATTGATGTATGTAGAGTCGGTGATGGAGGATGATGGTTGGTCGGTCTGTTATTTTTGTCTAGTGGAAAGGAAAATAATCTGTTGCTTGGTTAAAAGAAATTCTTCTACTGTACTACAGTAGTGTGTTTTGCATGGTCGTGGATGCCGTGGCTGCCATGGCAGCAGGAAAAGTAGCTGTGCCGTCGCTTGTGAGTGTAGTGCAGTGCAGGGCGGTGCAGATACGTCCGGGAGGCGCCGTGTCGGGAGCGgcgggcgaggcgaggcgaggcgtcgTGGTCCGGCGTGTCGTGTGGTGTGTTTGTCGTGAGGTgtattttttttttttgcgaaatcttCTTTCGCTAACTTGAGAAGAGAAGACAGGAAACGATTCAACGCCGACGGCCAGCAGTGCAGTACAATACATGGTTCgtctatactcttataaaaaacagagttgatgatgatggtgtgcctgccatcctgcaatatagaccgtccgatctatatctgacggataggaaggaaactaagacaactttgcaaaaagatactcgcacccctctccatatttgcagataAGGTCTTCCTTCATTCATCCTTATCTTTCACaaaataaactactcatataaatgcatcttgatgtttcatgcaacgcacgggcatcttgctaatcaGGATTAACGGTTTAGTGTCACCAACGGTATCACTGgttactactactccctctgttcacttcaCTTTTGTAAGACGTTTTACAAAAGCCAacaacggagggagtagcatgatACTACAAGGAGCGATGGAGCTGATAGAAGGGGACCGAAATGCATGTCATGTGTACGCGCACACGTAGGAGTACTGCTCTGCTCACTGCTCGCCCGAGATTTGCTATACCTACGGACAACTTCGCACGGGATGGAAGTTACAGGATGAGTTGGGACGAGATGATTGAGAAACGAGGGGGAGGAAGGCCCCACCCTGCAAATCAGAGGGGCGAGATTAACGTGATCTGTTTCCGTAAGTCCCGTTCCGTAGAAGTTTCCCGTAAGTGTAGGATTTTTGCTGCTCGCCCTCCCATTAGATTAGTTATAACGAGTAAGTCCAGCTGGTGCCCTTAACTAGCTAGAGCAGTATCCACATGCACCTGCCTacgagccgccgcctcctcctccacaaaAAGCCAGGGTTTCTGTCTCCTACCAgcgccgccgcaggtccgcctTCTCTCCAGTGGCCctatgtgacacccaagtttttatttggatttttcaaaaaaaattatttaacttgaagggagtgatttaaaaatttttcttcaagagaactctcactctcaaatatttttctttatggcaaaatttttatttgaattcacccaagatcctcctttggtcttggaggttcttgcttttcattggactcaagacaaaatgtttttcatttgagaaaataacttttgaaaaccttttcttgaatttgcactatggcttttggaaagtactttgccactttcaactattccttcttgccatggcataagtgcaaatcctctctcctaaacattccctcacctttggatcatgatttgcatcaaatccagcaagttgaacctcctcatgtgatcatttccattcaaattctattcaaataaatttctgtcttctcttatagcacttggagatttacaaaggaacttccttttctgttttgatttttgccaccaaacttctttcccctcctagtcctttgaaccctcaacctagaaccatgaagatccactggtctccagttcaaaaatttcaaactacatcagctgcaagttcggaccagatttgccaaatttggtgaaattcattcaaaactttctccaaaaattccaagtaaattcatgcagcccctgggtgctttgagtgatcatctcaccaagttacagctccagaaaaatttatctctttaccaaaacctactgtcgaacacctgcaatgcttggtcactgtcaagattcagtaagttcagagttcagtcaagtggctgctgtcgttttcttcagaaacgggcgtcgatctcgccagtaccctcgcgtcgccttgctcctcgtcctcgccctctcgttcctgcaccgcacgagtgcctggcatcttgcgggcgtcggcgacgagcagcagaaggtgcgccgccccgtgaccgacgccggcggcggctttgcggacgccagcgggagacacggcgccgccgactccacccagcgccgcccaaaccaccggagcccgccgcgtggccatccactcccctgaatgcgctgccgctctcgtcgtgaaccccagggcgcggagcgcgctctctgccgccgttgagcccgtgcggtcacctcaccgtgggcagacgccattacgccaagaccagctccgtttagctgcaaaacgagtccagtaacatccactgatgctgctcgaccgctcaaaccccctgccaacccactgctcctccgtaatcgctcgccggagattctccgttgacggccaccccgtcgacctgcctataaataggggccccgagcttcaactcgagaacccaccagccctacacttcccctagagcacgcccagccactggaagagccgcgagggggtctccttcctcgactccggccgccgcgatccgccacgggatccagcccgattcgcccccgtgtgtgctccacagcccccattctgttgccagtagcttctccttgcatcacccgttctgacccgcgcctcaattcgtgctttgcagccctccaccggagttccccaacctcacccgaaccgccgtccgccggagatagtgtcgccgtcgacgtggtgctccccgttggacgagtccaccacccaccgacgcggaagaagacactgaagctcttggtaccctccgtttctcctaactcgccgtggttcgacgccggcgtccatcgccgtcttcgggcgccggcgagctttcaaacctgacatgcgggccccgcgtgtcagcctctgttttatttccccgaaccgttttctgttggcgccttcgggcaaaatacgttttctccttgcgcttgtgcattcccagccgaagcgttttctgttttctcagttaaaaccctggaacttttctgtttcattacagaaaggtccctggacagaaaacctttataactttttaatgaaaaggtatttttgagtgattctttttctgtcaatctccaaattttgtctagttttttatgggatttatttgaaaaatatttggcaaagtttctgtgcatgtgttggttttcacgttagtaccccgtttcgtgattgccgtaggttccgggagaggggacggagccgcgaacttcgccgagctagactccgacttctccgaaccaggcaagcatgtttgaacatttgatatggcagatgttttgcatgttcatgtgaaagtttgtgcgtggcatgtgagtgtcgataaatacctcgttgcttgtaaggcaacgacccggttgttccgaagttgcgatgacctctgatgagaggtggcctaatcatgtagtgacatgaagggcagcaaggtggtactgttgtagcatgccagccttgcgtcatccgactcttttcaacgttaacgtggttggagccacgttatcgatcttttcccgcatgttccaaagtcgcgatgacctctgatgagaggaggcctaatcatgtggtgacatgaagggcagcagggtggtactgttgtagcatgccagccttgtgtcatccgacttttccgacgttaacatggttggagccgtgttatcgtcccttcccctttccgtgctaccacatgtctcattgccaggatacggtttagtaagttggtaacctctttccgtgtacacatcaaacagagaggccgggatgatggtaccttggcccaggattaaagccagtcattcagtcagggggcatgggtgtttccggttgggaccgagaggggggggcacccccttatagcgcgcgtatagaaatttgatcccatgctacgcgaggttgtagcctccccgactcagggtttttcctgaatgttgccgagggtgatccctggcttcggatggttaaattgggtgtgtactggttagacgtgttccttccagaacaccgtagacggaactagtccccgtgactactgaaatccgttggctgtggttaagtacaaactctgcagagttaaTTCTTTCCAAaccatcgtatccatgatcagtaatgtagactttacatccaaatctatccgtgtgaaaacttgcccccggtgaacaagctcaagcggtaaaatctcagatttattgttattccagttgatgggctaactttattttgtgtctcatgcttgtgataatttatgtctccgagctattgtattaatgagttgtgacacaagccctttatgtgatgtcgctcagacgtccgactgcggcatgcactgtctttactttctgttataagccctttatgtggtgttgccccgatgcccgactgtggcattattattctgcattttccgctcgaggagtctttcagacactcgtttggcacctgtattattattccgcattttccgctcgaggagtctttcagacacttgtttggcacctgtatttttattccgcattttcctctcgaggagtctttcagacactcgtttggcacctgtatttttattccgcattttcctctcgaggagtctttcagacactcgtttggcacctgtattattattccgcattttccgctcgaggagtctttcagacactcgtttggcacccgcattactattctgcagtttccgctcgaggcgtcattcagaccctcgcttggcacccagtatttattatctctatgtctgatcgcactggttaacttattcatgtgcttcatgtttgcatttgttataccttaagtccgaactgtcttgcgagtactttcatagtactcatctggcttgttgatttggccagatgttgacgaaggcgatctcttggatgaagagtttgatagcgcgtccgacgcctagaggagtcccagtcagtcctgcgcgatcccggatatcggtcacttgtatcgtttacgcttccgccacccgcaataagtattctcgagcctcactccgacgctcgaagagttgtagtagtCTGGAAttatatcactcgcttcgcgatgatatttccaccaccgttattatcgtgagttagtagtttgccaccctatccgccgtattgttttatcggcgtgcatgtaataaattgttgggcagtctctgctcaaccttgtattatatttagtactcctggtatttttcttctgtgaccaatatattgtctatcagtgagaaggaattcctcctcgctggtccgtaacagggattggtttctcaataattattttattgaaaaaccggtcgtgacagggcCATGGGGGCACGGCGGATCTCGGCAAGGGCCGGCGGAAGGGTTCCGTTTTTAGTCGTTTCTtacagttttgctagggtttgtgtcctgctcaggaagacgagacgacgacggctccctgaagatggaataaaggtcttccCACCTAGCTGCCATTCCGGTGGTGCATCTAGCACCGTTggtgggcatgtggaggtgtgtctccggcggatctatctttggtggatttgctcggatcttgtcattgttcgtctacgttcgtgtgtcttcagatTGAATCTTtatgatctacgttattcttcatctgcggcggttgctgttctggtgcgctggtcctacggggacttagcacgacgacttaccgactgtctactacaacaagttgtgcccgactccggcgatggaggggcgatgacggcggcgcgccttcggctcgcttcagtgctggtagtcgtcgctagatggtctacagATCTGGATGAATTTCTATTATTTCTTGtattcgttgtactgtcatgattgaagatgttTAGATcggtaatttttttgaaaaaaaaactagcTAGAGCAGTCGTATCATGTCGTGTCGTGTCAGATTAATTAGGATACGTACCGTACCTAAGGACCCGGCTCCATCGTATCCACATCCTCCACCTATAGCTAGGAATAGGATAGAGTACGTACCGCCACCTCCTCCACCTGCAGGGTTGATGATCAGACGGACGGACGGAATGTAGTTAGCTCTACTTGTCACTTGGCTGCAGCACTAATTGGATTCAGCAGGCAAGTTAAGCATAGATACTTTCTTCGTCACAAAAtttttgtcttaaatttgtctaaatacagatgtatcaagtcacgttttagtattagatatatTCATATCTAAATAAATCTAAGGTAAGAATTTTAGGGCTAAAGGAGGATAATATTCCCGCTGGTCTGGACTCTGGATGCACGCGTACGTGCCTCGCGGACAAGACATGCACAGGGCCCGGGCGCTTCGATCTGCGTTGCTCTGTCTGTCGGGGCGGCGGGCGGGCGAGACGTcgcgctcgccgtcgccgtcgccggccgtgTGTGCGTTTTGGTGGATCGAATTCGGTCGGACAACAAGGCCGTTTCAAGTTTCCGGGCACTTCGCGTGCTCCATGCAAGCACAAGCCCAAAAGGGTCAACAAATACGTACTACTTGATCTAAGGCCACTGTCAATAAACAACTTCCTCTTTCCTAGTCGACGGACATGATCGTTGAGTATCGTGATCATTTAGAGAAATATATAGGATAGGGTAGAATTTATTGTACCTTGGTTATATTTCAAATAGATCATGTACTCATTATATATATGTCCATAAGACTCAACAGTAAAAAATTCATCGAGTCCACCAATCCCTCTATTCCTCTTACAATGATGTCAACATTAGTGCAAATTGTTTATTATTATACAAGTTTCTTCTTACTTTTGTTGTTCAAACTTtttactgaggatggtgtttggcaaaccatgctgcGCAACACGAATCTAGGCCAAAAGACGATGCCCCGGACCTATTGAAAACCTGACGACTCATACTTTTGGGCCCGtataatggcggcaaagaaacaacTCTTCCGCTATGGGTTTTTCGTAATAAAGGACAGGCCGGAGATTCGTTTCTAGAAAGATATATGGCTAGACAATGCCAGTCTCCAAGAACAATACCCAGCCTTGTACACCATTGCTCGTGATAATAACAATACTATTGCGTATGTGCTCAGTTCATCCTCACCGAATATTTTGTTCAGGCGGGATTTGATCGGCCTCGACTTATGTCATGGCATAGTCTTTTATCCTGGCTGAattcgattaacctgacacaaggtcgggatgtgttttgctggaaccttactacatcagtCTTTCACAGTGGACGCTATGTACCATGCACTCACGCATTCCGAGACACCAGTGAGTAATAAGAAGAAACTTTGAAACTTGAAGATTTCATTAAAGTTAAAatattcatgtggtatcttcgtaggggaGTATTGCTAACCAAAGACAACCTTGCATGACGCAACTGGccagggagtaagaagtgttgcttttgtgctcataatgagacaatcaaacacctctttttccaatgcaagtATGCACATTTtacatggtcagtcatccaaatagggTCAAATTTATATCTGTCCACAAGTGTCACCAATATATTTTATCACTGGTTGGATGATATTCCAAATAGGTTGAAAGCGCTTATAAGGGTGGCCTATTCCAATGGCATTCTCCTCGACCGGCCCTGTCAACGGCGACCCACTCCTTGCCTTGTCTCCAAGGTGGCCTCGACAAAGCTCCTGGTTCGGTGTCAACCCTAGGCAGGCATGGTGGGTGGTCGAAGGCCGCACATGACTAGCTCCGAGATGGTCTGAAGATATGTTTACCCTTCTAGTCAAGAAGCCCGCACCAATCTTGTCAATAAGTGGTTGCATGTGGACCTTACGAATACAGCGGAAGTAAacggggagtgatacgtctccaacgtatctataatttttgattgctccatgctatattatcttctgttttggacattattgggctttattattcacttttatattatttttgggactaacctattaaccggaggcccagcccagaattgctgtttttttacctatttcagagtttcacagaaaaagaatatcaaacggagtccaaacggaatgaaaccttcgggaacgaacatgatccagaggacttggaccctacatcaagaaatcaaacatgaagccacgaggtaggggggcgcgcctaccccccaggcgcgccctccaccctcgtgggccccacgttgctccaccgacgtactccttcctcctatatatacctacgtacccccaaacgatcagatacggaggcaagaacctaattccaccgccgcaaccatctgtacccacgagatcccatcttggggcctgttccggagctccgccggagggggcatcgatcacggagagcttctacatcaacaccatagcctctccgatgaagtgtgagtagtttacttcagaccttcgggtccatagttattagctagatggcttcttctctctttttggatctcaatacaatgttctccccctctctcgtggagatcaagtcgatgtaattttcttttgcggtgtgtttgttgagaccgatgaattgtgggtttatgatcaagtttatctatgaacaatatttgaatcttttctgaattcttttatgtatgattggttatctttgcaagtctcttcgaattatcagtttggtttggcctactagattgatatttcttgcaatgggagaagtgcttagctttgggtttaatcttgcggtgtcctttcccagtgacagtaggggcagcaaggcacgtattgtattgttgccatcgaggataacaagatggggttttgatcatattgcatgaatttatccctctacatcatgtcatcttgcttaaggcgttactctgttcttatgaacttaatactctagatgcatgctggatagcggtcgatgtgtggagtaatagtagtagatgcaggcaggagtcggtctacttgtctcggacgtgatgcctatatacatgatcatacctagatattctcataactatgctcaattctgtcaattgctcaacagtaat
This window of the Triticum aestivum cultivar Chinese Spring chromosome 5D, IWGSC CS RefSeq v2.1, whole genome shotgun sequence genome carries:
- the LOC123123602 gene encoding uncharacterized protein — protein: MDVERAASKGHGILSLFDWGKSKKSKKRLFAGSGGASPTPGSTADGKEAVGSRPSTPSNSILEEPSSLRESSEHSSSSSVIDEDARAMKGPTVVARLMGLDSMPATSSSGSYPIPSTAQQTFTNNVHDEFIGRSYIGSPSPHKMPSSPIDRFGMEALPQRFAKRTLSGAQHKLFSPVKNPNHTSGRNAADIMEAASRIIGPGVESNSSYRARDVGYSNVVRAFNTSEIVRVQQMSQAAKKRDTSASAKAPRAKPFDGSLATSESASSSRFSESNGNAPAAPRVKAASRFSLDPRAASTQGSGGRSKNSRKPATHMDPEHNMAERNRGNQQKSNNQTVASSSNSLEQNNRKRNAMGVKHKVNPKSARLSQQGSNIHSTNASPRKAGITSTRTESSTKVNTKGEMQPTNYANRRPNSTAKTIPKPRRLPDGRMNPKKNQSIDKILAERIQRRVQNNIGTDEQSSISTNKNKVSTEIVSFTFTSPVHKSLPGSRFRNHSVETRSIESMNSAPTSSNTSNTKPDDIDGDYLGILLEQKLRELTSRVKSPYSKPANGVRVYAPSPGSEDTSSIASTEYDRESSQPFKDGKNKFHQNDLESKSGQSSQSVKYDNDFVDQVELEHLHFSPRSTWEVSVSTETETCCSAESWTNANESRLFSCTEGAATSGSAQDGGSQEVDASSEYSDTASSVTATTAETTHPSESSSSCRADRDPEIDFLRELLNASSLSGCSSSLFERSGSSAVLDHRLLEELNRSARPAAGEEDGGKASRMARRLLFDCANEALSGKCAYYLDAGYGSWFTGAAVLAKLSAEELHREMSGGGLRVAEESMVDELVYREMGGPRGGAWVEFKAESFEAGRDVAAALLEALVDEAVADLLLAGSGGAVPSRCC